The stretch of DNA CGGCCGGATGGGCAGTCTGATCAGCCGGGGCCTGACGCGCCGTATGTTCGACTACAACTTCTCGCGGTTGTTCGGCCACCATACCCAGCCCACGCGTCGGGAGCTGGCCTGCTTCTGGCAGCTGCTGGAGTACAACAACGGTCGCGGCATCCTGCACCGGCTGATCCATTACATGGATGAGCGTCGTTGTCACCGCAACCGCTGGGTCAATGCGTTGCAGCAGGCGAAACAGCCGCTGCGGCTGATTTCCGGAACCGATGACCCGGTGTCGGGTCTGGCCATGGCGGACCGCTATCGCCAACTGGTGCCGCGGCCGGATGTCGTCGCCCTGGAAGGCGTCGGGCATTACCCCCACTTCGAGAATCCGGTACAGGTGTTCGAGGCGGTGCGGGACTTTCACGCCCGTCTGTAACGGTGCTTTGGCTGCAGGGCGCTGTGGTTCAGTCGTTGCCGGCCAGCTGCGCCGAGTTTGCTCCGGCGCTACCTTCCCGCGGTGATCCGCGCAGGGTGATGCTCCGGTTGCGGCCCGCATCCTTGGCGCTGTAGAGCGCCTGGTCCGCCCGATTGAGCCAGGTGGACCAGGTTTCCCCCTGTATCACCTCGGTCACGCCGGCGCTTGCGGTGGTCTGGACGCCGTTGCCGAAAGGCGCGTAGCTGATCGTGGTCAGCAGCTGGCGGGCCAGCTCTTCCGCGGCTTTCTGACGGGTCTCCGGCAGCACGATCAGGAACTCCTCGCCGCCAATGCGGAACAGGTAATCGGTTTCCCGCAGACGCCGGCGCAGGCGCTCCGCTGCCTCCTTGAGCACCTGGTCGCCGACGGCGTGGCCCCAGCGGTCGTTAATGTGCTTGAAGTGGTCCAGATCGATCAGGATCAGGCTGGCCACCCGCTCGTACCGCTCCCGCATCTGGATCTGACCGTTCAGCATCTGCGCCATCTGGCTGCGGTTGAGGCAGCCGGTCAGGGGATCGGTGGTGGCCAGGTTGGTCAGTTCCAGCTGCATGCGGCCCACCAGCCAGGCGAAGACCGCGGTGAACGTGCCGGTCAGGGCCAGTGAACAGGTGATGCGCCAGAACTCGGTGCTGGGGAACTGTTGCAGGGCGATGGCGGACAGGCTGGTGACGAGCACGCACACCGTCAGCAGCGCATCGCGCATGGGCAGCAGGAAAAATATGGCGGCGATGGCCGGGTAGGCCCAGTAGAGCCCGTTGTGGTCGTTGATCAGCGTCGAGTAAATACAGCAGGCCACCGCGAACACAGCGAACAGACGGCCGTGGAACAGGTAGCGGTCGCGCAGGCGCAGCAGCAGGATGACAATCACCAGACCCAGGCAGAACAGCCCCAGCATGACCGCCAGCAGGGGGTTGCCCGCTTCCCATTGCACCAGCGTCAGCGGCGCCAGGGCGACCAGGGACCAGAAATGCAGGTGGTAGATGATCTGGCGCCGGTAGCCGAGGATGGTGTCTGTCGGGTTGGTCTGGGTTACCCCGGTCAAGTACTGCATGCCCACTCTGCGCTCCTGCAGCCCGCGGATTCCGGCGCGGGTTGGATTCCATCGTGCACGACTCGTTAATGCCCAGTTATAGCACGGATCCGGTGGAGGGAAAGTCGCCGGATCGTTTCAGTGAGGTGCCGGGCGCGCGGCCAGGCCACCTTCGATGAAATCGACGAAATAGGTGAACAGGGTGTGGTCGTCGGGGCGGATGTTGCCGAACGGCGTATTCGACAGCAGGTCGATTTCCGCCGCCCCGTGAATCAGGCTGACCACCGTGAACGCCAGGCGGATGCGCAGCACGTCCCGGGGAACGTCCGGCAGGGAGCGGCACAGTTGGGCCTCGATGCGCTCAATGTCCGGCCGGAAGTGACGGTTCAGCAACTGGGCAATCTCCGGCGTGTTGTCGGCGTGCAGGTGGGCCATGAAACGCAGCGCGGCCGGGCCCCAGTCCGGGGTCAGGGTCAGCGCCAGGTAGGGAGCCGTCATGGCCTTGACCACGTCCCGCAGGGACGGCGCCGGGGCCGCTTCGATGGCCGTAAAACCGGTCTCGAACTGCGGCCGTGTATGATCAGTGATGTGCGTGACGACGGCTTCCAGCAGCCCCAGCCGACTGCCGAAATGATAGTGCGCGGCCGCCGAGTTGCGGGTGCCGGATTCCGCGCTGATGGTGCGCAGCGATACCCCGTCCAGCCCATGGCGGGCGTAGAGT from Marinobacter bohaiensis encodes:
- a CDS encoding TetR/AcrR family transcriptional regulator; this translates as MARANHGEATRNKILITALALYARHGLDGVSLRTISAESGTRNSAAAHYHFGSRLGLLEAVVTHITDHTRPQFETGFTAIEAAPAPSLRDVVKAMTAPYLALTLTPDWGPAALRFMAHLHADNTPEIAQLLNRHFRPDIERIEAQLCRSLPDVPRDVLRIRLAFTVVSLIHGAAEIDLLSNTPFGNIRPDDHTLFTYFVDFIEGGLAARPAPH
- a CDS encoding GGDEF domain-containing protein; translated protein: MQYLTGVTQTNPTDTILGYRRQIIYHLHFWSLVALAPLTLVQWEAGNPLLAVMLGLFCLGLVIVILLLRLRDRYLFHGRLFAVFAVACCIYSTLINDHNGLYWAYPAIAAIFFLLPMRDALLTVCVLVTSLSAIALQQFPSTEFWRITCSLALTGTFTAVFAWLVGRMQLELTNLATTDPLTGCLNRSQMAQMLNGQIQMRERYERVASLILIDLDHFKHINDRWGHAVGDQVLKEAAERLRRRLRETDYLFRIGGEEFLIVLPETRQKAAEELARQLLTTISYAPFGNGVQTTASAGVTEVIQGETWSTWLNRADQALYSAKDAGRNRSITLRGSPREGSAGANSAQLAGND